The genomic DNA CTGTTTCCGGCCGGGGCTGGGCTTGGCCGACAGCATCAGCACCGGCACGCCGGGCAGCAACCGGTCGCGCAAATCGAACAGGGCGCCCACCTGGCGCATCACGGTGCGAACCGGGACACCCGAAGCGATGTCATTTTCGCCGACATAGAGAATGATGGCGCGCGGGCGCCCTTCGGCAGGATCGATATTGGCGAAGCGGGGCAGGATGTCGGTCAGCATCGCACTGTTGATGCCGCGATTATGCGTCATCCAGGGCGCCATATCCTGTTGCAGACTGGTCCAGCGATGAATCGAGGAGCTGCCCACGAACCAGAGGGTGCAGGCACTGTGCGTCGACGGTTCGCCGGGCAACATCGCAGTCGCCTGCCGATAGCGATCATAGGCGAACCAGCCGCCGAAGATGAGGATGAAAACCAGCAGTGCCACGGCCAGCTTGCCGAATGGGGAAGAATCGATGCGGCTCAATCACTCTGTCTCCATTGCCTGTGGGACGACCCTAGTCGATTTCGTACAGGAAAAAAGCCGTCCATGAGGGCCGGTCAACGCGCATTCACCCTTTTTGTTCAGAGATTCACAACCGCTGAAGCCTAATCTGTCCGTGGGGACGGGGGCTTATCTGCGTGGGCAAAAATCCGTCGGTTGACCTGCTCAAGGGACTGCTGATCCTGCTCGTCATGGCGGGTCACGCCATGGAGTTGACACATCAGCAACATCTGGCGCTGTGGATCGGCGCCGGTT from Sphingobium sp. CAP-1 includes the following:
- a CDS encoding GDSL-type esterase/lipase family protein, which produces MSRIDSSPFGKLAVALLVFILIFGGWFAYDRYRQATAMLPGEPSTHSACTLWFVGSSSIHRWTSLQQDMAPWMTHNRGINSAMLTDILPRFANIDPAEGRPRAIILYVGENDIASGVPVRTVMRQVGALFDLRDRLLPGVPVLMLSAKPSPGRKQFLGEQRLMNVATRNFLPHMRAAYYGDITTPLLVDGKLGDNYQPDGVHMNAKGYRIWAQVVRARLGDILPPAMIKACAAAR